The Candidatus Binataceae bacterium region CGAATTTCATTGGAGCCACGCTCAGGTGGCGCAGATTGCGGCAGCGATGGCATTGACGACCGGTTTGTGCTCACCGCTAGTGGGCTGGCTTACTGATCGAGTGGGCGCACAATGGGTGGTCAGCGCGGGGTTTGCGACCATCGGAATCAGCCTGCTAACCGCCAGCACGCTACGGATCCATCCAGCAATGATCGGGGTCTT contains the following coding sequences:
- a CDS encoding MFS transporter, with the protein product MTNIDERWRGPAIITTFFASLMLVSGPVNVALGVLFTPWLREFHWSHAQVAQIAAAMALTTGLCSPLVGWLTDRVGAQWVVSAGFATIGISLLTASTLRIHPAMIGV